Proteins co-encoded in one Geitlerinema sp. PCC 9228 genomic window:
- a CDS encoding ABC-ATPase domain-containing protein, giving the protein MKRDNAAGLRQQLIDLDRRSYKAYKDIQGSYKFPDFTLIIEHVQGDPFASPSKLRVKIPQNIADFPKKTYSSASREVALRDYLTREFRKKAHKISSRRGTGNSGTIEMVRVGQTVLPRTAVNVDDDYVEARFLVGLPAQGRRILGKQAAELLCDDIAELVDETLKYDALDAEILQKHVETVEDADWLRSQLEEQNLVAFIPNGAILPRRSGVDDRPLAEGAIPFQSPESLKVEFTCPNRGPIEGMGIPTGITLVVGGGYHGKSTLLNAIETGIYNHIPSDGRELVVTHPDALKVRAEDGRSVSGVDISPFINDLPQGRSTTQFSTTNASGSTSQAANIVEAVEAGAKVLLVDEDTAATNFMIRDRRMQELIAKNKEPITPFIDKVRLLYQDLGVSVLLVMGGSGDYFDIADRAIAMENFLPYDVTDRAKAIAAEYATGRESEGGEMFGKISSRIIQPNSLDPSSGKRDVKVKVRDVDAISFGKEDIDLSSVEQIAESSQLRAIAAALVYLKQEYVNGKLSLVEILDRVMADVQEQGLDVLTRFPEGDLAEFRRLELAAAINRLRTLQVRI; this is encoded by the coding sequence ATGAAACGAGACAACGCCGCTGGCTTGCGCCAACAACTCATTGACCTCGATCGCCGCAGCTATAAAGCTTATAAAGATATTCAGGGAAGCTACAAGTTTCCAGACTTTACCCTCATTATCGAACACGTCCAAGGAGATCCGTTCGCTTCTCCCAGCAAACTGCGGGTAAAGATACCGCAAAATATTGCCGATTTTCCCAAGAAAACCTACAGTTCCGCCAGTCGGGAAGTGGCTTTGCGAGACTATCTAACCCGCGAGTTTCGCAAAAAAGCGCACAAAATCAGCAGCCGGCGGGGAACTGGCAACAGCGGTACCATTGAAATGGTACGCGTCGGACAGACCGTTTTGCCCAGAACCGCCGTCAACGTCGATGATGACTATGTAGAAGCACGATTTTTGGTGGGATTGCCAGCCCAAGGACGGCGCATTTTGGGCAAACAAGCTGCCGAACTGCTGTGCGACGACATTGCCGAACTGGTAGACGAAACCCTCAAATACGATGCTTTAGACGCAGAAATCCTGCAAAAACATGTGGAAACTGTAGAAGATGCCGATTGGTTGCGATCGCAGCTAGAAGAACAGAACCTGGTCGCTTTTATTCCCAATGGCGCTATTTTACCCCGGCGCAGCGGTGTAGACGACCGACCCCTCGCCGAAGGGGCTATACCTTTCCAATCTCCCGAATCCCTGAAAGTAGAATTTACTTGCCCCAATCGCGGTCCCATCGAAGGCATGGGGATTCCCACCGGCATCACCTTGGTGGTTGGCGGCGGCTACCACGGCAAATCTACTCTGCTCAATGCTATCGAAACGGGAATTTACAATCACATTCCCAGCGACGGTCGCGAGTTGGTGGTGACCCATCCCGATGCCTTGAAAGTTCGTGCCGAAGACGGTCGTAGCGTTTCTGGGGTAGATATTTCGCCGTTTATTAACGACCTACCCCAAGGACGGTCTACCACCCAATTTTCCACCACCAACGCCAGTGGCAGTACCTCGCAAGCAGCCAATATCGTGGAAGCCGTAGAAGCCGGGGCTAAAGTATTGTTGGTAGACGAAGACACCGCCGCTACCAACTTTATGATACGCGATCGCCGCATGCAAGAGTTGATCGCCAAAAATAAAGAACCTATTACCCCGTTTATCGATAAAGTTCGCTTGCTGTACCAAGATTTGGGCGTTTCCGTGTTGTTGGTGATGGGGGGTAGTGGCGACTACTTCGATATCGCCGACCGTGCCATTGCCATGGAAAACTTCCTTCCCTACGATGTCACCGACCGCGCCAAAGCCATTGCTGCTGAATATGCTACTGGTCGTGAAAGTGAAGGGGGAGAAATGTTTGGTAAAATTAGTTCCCGCATTATCCAACCCAACAGCCTCGACCCCAGCAGTGGCAAACGCGATGTTAAAGTGAAAGTTCGCGATGTGGATGCTATTTCTTTCGGCAAGGAAGATATCGATTTGTCCTCAGTGGAACAAATTGCGGAATCTTCCCAATTACGCGCGATCGCAGCAGCTTTGGTCTATCTCAAACAAGAATACGTCAACGGTAAGCTGTCTTTAGTCGAAATCCTCGACCGGGTGATGGCCGATGTCCAAGAACAAGGCTTGGACGTGCTTACCCGGTTTCCCGAAGGAGATTTAGCTGAATTTCGCCGCTTGGAACTTGCCGCTGCCATCAATCGCTTGCGTACGTTGCAAGTTCGTATTTAA